The Hordeum vulgare subsp. vulgare chromosome 4H, MorexV3_pseudomolecules_assembly, whole genome shotgun sequence genomic interval cGGATCTTGGTTTTCACCCGAAGAATGGATCCGAAATGACAAAAGGGTGACAAATCTCGTCGACGATGCCTTCCAGAAGGAAAACGACATTCGCAAATGTTGCCATCACCTGCATTGAACAATACTTTCTTTCAGAGAATCTACGCCCAACGTCGCACCACCACCAATAGACCACACACCATCACATGTTGCTACACTCCAACACGTCTTGCACCCGCACCTCCAGCCGCTCCTAAGGCGACCCAGGCACCCAATGCAGCCAGGACGTGACGAGATCTGGCCCGCCCGCTTGCAACCGGTTGTTGCCTCCCCGTCCGAGGCCACGCAAAGCCCCCGCCTGGGACACGGCTGGCCCAACGAGGAGGCCCCTCTGGAGCCACATGTGCCGAACCCGCCATCGGCTTGGAACATGCCAGATCTAGCTCTCCCGCACGCAACCTTCGTTACGCCCATACGAGAGGAGACGCGGCCCCTAGCCCCAACACTGCACATCCACCACCGGCCTCAGCTATAACCAGCTAGAGATCCAGCCATCAACCAACGTCCGAGGTTATGCCTCCGGGAGCCGCCGCAGACCAGGAaaacgccccgccgccgccatccccaCTTCCTTCCGGGCTTCGCGGGGTGAACCCCTCATGTGACGACGAggggagggaggaagtgggacggCGGCGGATCgaggatcccccccccccccgagtcgcAAGAGGAGGGCGACGCGGGGGTCACCGGGAACCGGATACCATCATTTTTTCACACAcacataatttatttatttttttgaaagtgcacacacacagacacaaaaTGCTTGCGAAGAAGAAACTGTACTTCCAAGCCAAGCCACAGAGACAAGAGCCGGGGGCCATCAACATGGATCACCATCGCACGTACACTACCGCCGCACGCATGCCCCCACCAAAGAGGCCATTACCACCACTCATCACTCACTGTCACCGGCCACCAAAAGCATCATCGAGCCTCACTCACTCACCAAAAAAAACACCAACAGTAAATAAATAAACAAAGGAGGAACCCAAAACGAGGGCAAAAGCAAATCCAAAGCAAAAGGGCCCAGTGAAAAGACAGGCCATTGCTATTTAAGGCCCACCACCCCTACTCCAGTCCAGTCCCCCaaacacccacacacacactcccTGCCTCTGCCTCACCCCActccaaccacacacacacacacactgcctccagctccagctccagctccgGCAGCAATGCCCGCCGCCCCCTCCTTCCCGGACGCTTCGTGAGCtctccgccgccgccatggaGCTCGGGCAGGTGCTGGGCTTCACGCCGCCGGCCCCCAAGGACGCCCAGAGATCCGGCGGCTTCGCACAGGCCACCGCCGGCCCCTACCCCTACCCCTCCCCCTTCCTCGACCAGCAGAAGATGCTCAGCTTCTCCAAGGCCGCCGCCGCTCCTCCGCCATCAACAGGTCTTTCTTGGACTCCCTCGTCCCGCGTCTTTCGCATCTGTCATCTTGGCTCGATCCGCTCTCTGCATCCATCTCTGCGAGCCATGATAGATGGGCAGTGCTCTGGCGTCCGACTGTTCCCctgctcaaaaataaaaaaataaaagggtcAAAAGCAGGTAGCTATGGCCATGGGGATTTGCTCACATGTAAATAAATCTACCCATTCGCTGGCCTTTTTACTACTGCTGCTCAGCCAAGGCTGCTCCATTCCATCGCTTCTTTTTACCACTGCTTTTTTTTTACACTTTTGTCTTGACTCGGCGCCTGCAATAATAAGTAGGAAATAAATAACCAGGCATGGATATTTTCATTCAAGATAAGGCTGCTGCTGCTTCTTTGAGCATTTGCTCATACTGGATGGTTCTTTTTTTTTGTATCTAGGTATGGATTTTGGGAGGTCAAATGAGCAGAGGCTGCTGCTGGCCAGGAGCAAGATGCCCTTCACTCCTTCACAGTGGATGGAGCTGGAGCACCAGGCCCTCATATACAAGTATCTCAATGCAAAGACCCCCATACCTTCCAGCCTGCTCATCTCCATCAGCAAGAGCTTCAGATCCTCCTCCGACAGAAGTAAGCATCCTGCCAAAACATCTACTCCTCGCATCTCATTCCTTGATCGAGGTAATATTTCTATATATACACTGATGTGGTAAAAGAACTGTCTGGATAGGAATGTGAGAAAAAGTACTGTCCTGCACGTGATATATAAAGGCATGCCAGCAAAGCCCTACATATTTATTTCGTTTTCACATTATCTCCATGGACAGAAATTTGTAGATCGAAAATATCAGTACATACATGTCATTGGATGCTTCATATAGCTGTCTTAGGTAACAGGTCAGCATATGTACATGTATGCCAGTGGAGTTGCAGATATGAATATATCAGTGAACATTGCAAGAGTGCTGCATGTATGATGTCTCAGTTATCTATTTGGATTTAGTCACCAAACAAGTTAACATATGTATGGAGCACAACCTTAATACCATCTACTAAGTACTTGGATATGAAACTATAAATGCAAGCAGAGCCTGACATGCTTCCCTGTAATGCAGTGACTTGGAGGCCCGCCTATCAAGGGTTCACCAATGCAGATTCTGACCCGGAACCTGGAAGATGCCGTCGAACCGACGGCAAAAAATGGCGGTGCTCGAAGGAGGCGATGGCCGAGCACAAGTATTGTGAGCGGCACATCAATAGGAACCGCCATCGTTCAAGAAAGCCTGTGGAAAACCAAACAAGGAAGAATGCGAAAGAGGCACCTGCTGCTGGCCCATTATCATCCGCTGTCTCACAGGGTGGCTGTAAGAAATCAAAAGCTAGTGAGGAACTGAAGCCAGGGAGTGTCAGCTATTGGACAGACAGTTTAAACAGGTTTGTATACATTGAATCTTAGTTTCTTGTATGGATCAGAACTGAAAAAAATTCGAGTATTTCACAGATATGGAGTAACTGAAAAAAACGCAACTGCTAAATTATGCAATTAAGTGTCATATAGTTTGGGAGGCAAAGAAACAAGCAAAAACATTTAAATTCCATAGCAAGGTCGTCATTTCGATCTAACACATGTACTCATTTGCAGGGCAATGGTGAGCAAAGCCAGGGGAAACAACCCTGAAGAAGGCAACAGCGCTCCACTCATAAATTCTACTAATCAACAACACACATTGTCCCTGCTCTCTCAACTGAAGCAACAGACCAAACCAGATAAGTTCAGCCCGGCAGTCGATAGTGAATCGATCTCCTCAAATACAGTATTGAAGCCTTGGGAAATAAGCAACCAGCAGAGCAGTAAGGACATTTCGTCCACGACGCCCCATGATCGCGGATGCCTTCAATCAGTCCTTCAAGATTTCAGCATGCATAAGAATGAGAAGATCGAGTCTCAGAAAAACAATGCttcagtgccaccaactttctATTCATCTACAGAAGGTCCACGCATCAGCTGCCTTACATCTAACATGATGCAAGTGCAGGAGGATTGCATCTCAAGCTCTTGGGAGATACCTCAAGGTGGGCCTTTAGGTGAGATCCTAACAAACTCCAAGAACACTGATGACTTGACCAATAAGTGTGAATCAAGatcatatggttggttactgagtcTTGATGAACATGAAATGTGAGTTTGCAGTAAATGGAGAGCTAGACATAGCAAAATTCACCATGGAAGGGAACAATGCTGATACAAGCAGGATGAAGTAGCTTAGATGCATGCCCCATGCATGATTGTTTTTTCCTCCATATTTCCGATGTTCTGTTTTTTAATATTCAGCTAGTTGCAACCTTTAGTGTTTAGGAATTTGGCTGTATCCTAAAATATTATGGCTTGCCTTGTATCAAGCTTATTAGCTACATCTCTTAACAGGTAAACTATAAGGATTCATTTCTGCATACCCATCCAaggaacatttctggaattatttgagCTCATAACAGCATGGTTATTTCAATGTCAAACTACTATCATAAGTGAAGATTTTTTATTCTTACTCAAGTAACATAGCCACATCATCAAAATGCCCAAGATCAGAACCGGCAACTCTTCATAAGAACATAAATTGTAATCAAAGAACAAGCAGATGAATATCAATTCAAATCGTCTTGACAAACATGTAAAGCAATTTGGTTATCTGGCCTTGAACAGCTTACTGTgggttgaattttttttgaaacggaACTGTGGGTTGAATGAGTCCAGTAACCATACTACATTACTCCTACAATCATACAGTCAATTTCTCAAACTTCTATCATACATCTGAGGACAAGTCATATCTGGTATGgttcaaaagaatggacccatGTCTGGCATGGTTACGGCCCTGAAATTTGATACTCCTgtattgactatgttcatgacagtaTTGATATGGTGAGGGATATTTCAAAAGAGATATTTATCAATAAGATATCAGGCAGATAAGAACAGTATCTGGCTACCTACCGATACAGGAGGATCATGCAGTCACTCTTGGGCCGATGTTACTAGATTTTGCCAGTTTCCTGTTATGAAGCAAGTTCCTGAAAAATCCATTGTTTTGTTGTGAAATATCAATCATAGGAACGATTTTGATCTCAATCACAAACGAAAATCCAAAATCTAATTTGCAAATGCATGAGAACCAAGAAGTACGCAGGGTTGAAATAAGTGCTTTAAATAGCCAGTTAATCAGAAACAAGACCTGAGAAAACCAAAACTTAAATAGTAAAAACAAATGCACAACGGAGCATGCGGAGAATAAGCAGCAGCATTGGCTCAGAGAAGCACTGCGAAACAGAATATTCCTGTGATCACAGCCCGACAAGaacactagcaagcaaataagaaAAGACCTTTAACAAAATAAACACAGAAAGACAAGGCTGCATGCGCTCAGGCATGCAATTCTCACCAAAACTTGACCTTGGATAAATCAAGAGTCAGTATCGAGAAACAAAATTTTGTCATCACAACTGAAGAAACTGAGTTTACATACTTAAAAACACAAAACCGAGCCAGAACACTACAAAGCACAAAGGCATATTTGCATATGTCGAACGCAGGCCTAACCCGAAGTCCAACCGTATCCATGGAACAAGGGCTATCTTGCGTTGCATCAATATGGGAGAAACTGAAGCCAATAGCTATCAAGTGAAAAAGCAATGGCTTCCCAAAATTGTTGAACTCCCATGAATAATCACTGGTGATGTTACATAAACCACAACATATACTGGAGAATACAAAATCAATATGCTAGTTCCTCTAATTCACATCTGTCACCTAAAATACAAGAACAAAAATTGAGACAAAAATAAACTTAAGAAAGTAGGAGAGAAGGAAACTTGAACAATTGTACACACAAACAAGTGCGCCGGCTCAGACACGCACAAATAAAGTCATCAGTTTTGGTCCTTAACTGAAATTAAGGTATGAAGAAGTAAACCTGTTGTCATCACAGCCACGCAAACTAGTTCCTCTAATGCACAATTGTCACCTAAAACACAGGAACAAAAAATTGAGAAGAAAATGGATGTAAGAAGGCAGGACAAAATCAAACATAAACAACTCACGCACAAATAAAATCATCAGTTTTGGTTCTTAACTGAAATAAGGTATGAAGTAATCTTTTTGTCATCACAGCCACACAAACTAGTCCTCTAATACACAATTGTTGCCTAAATTACAAGAAACAAAATCTGGTACGAAAATCAGCTTAAGAAGTTATGACAGAATCATTTAAACAACTGCACAGACAAACAAGTGTGCCGGCTCAGACACGCACAAATAAATTCATCAGATTTGGTCCTTAACTGAAAGTAAGGTATGAAGAAGTAATCTTATTGTCATCACAGCCAGGCAAACTAGTTCCACTAATTTTAATTCGGaatcagatgtatatagacacgttTTAGTGTGTTTGTACACTCATTCCAGTCTGTATGTAGTGCATATTAAAATTTCCAAAACAACTTATATttgtgaatggagggagtataagagAACCAAATTTAAACAACTGCACTGCACAAATAAAGAAGTTCACCCGCTCAGACACACACAAATAAGGTCATCAGATTTAGTCCTTAACTGAAATTAGGTTATGAACAAATATATCTTGTTGTCATCACAGCCACACAAACTAGTTCCTCTAATACAGAATTGCCACCTAAAAGACAGGAACAAAAACCAACATAAGAAGGTATAAGATAACCAAACTTAAACAACTGCACTGCACAAACAAACAAGTGCGCCGGCTCGGACACGCACAAATAAAGTCATCAGATTTGGTCCTTAACTGAAATTAAGGTATGAACAAGTAATTTTGTTGTCATCACAGCCACACAAACTAGTTACTCTAATACCAAACTGTCACCTAAAACACAAGAACCAGCATAAGAAGGTACTATAAGAGAACCAAACTTAACAACAGCACTGCACAACACAAACAAGTGCACCGGCTCAGACACGCACAAATGAAGTCATCAGATTTGGTCCTTAACCAAAATTAAGGTATGAACAAGTAATTTTGTTGTCATCACAGCCAGACAAGAACAATTGTGAGAAAGGATCACAAAAAAGATGGCGAGATCATATATGCAGCAGAAGCCTAACAGTATAATGCAGAAATAACCACACTTAAAAAAAATGAAGTGCCAAATAAAATACAGAGATTAATCAAAGAGCAAAATGAAAGAGCGATAAACTACTACATCAGAATCGCAGCTTAATCTGAGGGTAACTGGAAGAAGAAAGCTATGGCGCCATCGCATCTGGAAGCTACAGCTCGTCTAAATGACCCAACACCTGTGAAATCATAGAGGTATTGCGAAGAAAACATGGAGAAAGAGATCGAAACCGCCGCAAAGACGATTCGCCGGACCGCGGCGGCTCGGGACGCCATCCCTATTGAGCGCGTGCATAATAATCGGAAAAAAAAAATTACAATCGATTCGCTGAGATCGACGAGGCTACGATCAGGGCTGACAGAAATTGCAGAGGGCCGGCGAAAATTCGTAGAAATTTGCGTATCCCTGGTCGAATCAAGCAGGAGATCTGGTGGATCTGGTAGTTGCTGATTCAGTTGGGGAAGCTGCGAGTCTGACACTAGAGCACTGGGAACACTAATCGGCCGCTAAACTATTTCGACGGCCTGTGGAAGGACTGGGCCGAGATGTTAGCTAACTTCAGCCCAACAATGTTTTTATAGCCCATTTGAAGCCTAGAGGCCCCAAAGCTCGGACCAGGTTACAAACCAGGGCGCACGAGAGAAAAATTAACAGTAACACGTAATAATTTCGAAAAATAATAATTTCAAGATCAAAATCAGTATTTAGCTCGAGAAACGAGTAAAATGCATGTATGGTCCTTCAATTTGGTGGCTATGTCCACAATGATCCTTAAACTCAGAAACTGCTTCAGTACGGTCCCAGAACTTGAGAATACTCTTTTAATACGGTCCTTAAACTTGACAAACCCGTCTTATGATACGTTTCACATACTCCCTCCGGTTCCAAATATTTGTCTTGGATTTGTTAGATACGGATGTTCTAACACTAAAtatgtctagatacatccatatcTAGACAAACTCAAGATAAATAATATGAACAGAAGGAAGTACATTTCTTGTACTCCACAACTTTTTTCTTTAGAAAACTATCTCATAATTTATTTAATTACAAAAAGCCTAATGCCAGAAATATGGGTTGCCCATGTCGGTACGGAAAAAGAAAAAGCAATAGCTATATGGAGGATCGAACCTAAAGAACTACAGACTATCGGTCAATTAGTCCACACAAGCTAACCACCAGGTCATCAGTTGCTTCGCGTAAATTGTTGAGCTAGAGGTTATTTTTCTATGTACCTCTTCGAGCATGTTTTATGTAATTTCGTATATGGCGTAACTATAGGCCCGCACAAGTTTGTTTTATTCTTTTCAATATATCTATTTTCTGAATTTCAAAGTAAATTTGCCATAAAACTTAAACAAAGTGTTAGTCCATTTAAAAAGATCAACATATTTTTAGAAATGTTTCATGTGTACTAAAAACTATAATAGTGTTTTTGAAAATTATTTCATGTGTATTAAAAATTGCAAacgtgtttttgaaaaatgttcgtcATGCATTCAAATAATGGTCAACATGTACTAACAGTATATTGCTTAAAATAATTCTtacatttccaaaaccacacttAACATGCTTTTATTACGTTTCTAGAATTTACTATTATGACACAATAATTTTAAATACACACTGAACACTTTTCAAAATACAACATTGTCATTTTTTTAATAATTGAGTATTTTAAGTATAGAATGGAATACACAATAATTGTCCGTGCTTGTGGCCATTTTTTTAATGCataacaaacattttttaaagacgTTTGTAAATTTTTATT includes:
- the LOC123447055 gene encoding growth-regulating factor 9-like codes for the protein MELGQVLGFTPPAPKDAQRSGGFAQATAGPYPYPSPFLDQQKMLSFSKAAAAPPPSTGMDFGRSNEQRLLLARSKMPFTPSQWMELEHQALIYKYLNAKTPIPSSLLISISKSFRSSSDRMTWRPAYQGFTNADSDPEPGRCRRTDGKKWRCSKEAMAEHKYCERHINRNRHRSRKPVENQTRKNAKEAPAAGPLSSAVSQGGCKKSKASEELKPGSVSYWTDSLNRAMVSKARGNNPEEGNSAPLINSTNQQHTLSLLSQLKQQTKPDKFSPAVDSESISSNTVLKPWEISNQQSSKDISSTTPHDRGCLQSVLQDFSMHKNEKIESQKNNASVPPTFYSSTEGPRISCLTSNMMQVQEDCISSSWEIPQGGPLGEILTNSKNTDDLTNKCESRSYGWLLSLDEHEM